The sequence GGTAATGGTGATACCGCGTTCCTGCTCCTGTGCCATCCAGTCCATGGTTGCGGCACCGTCGTGCGTCTCACCGATCTTGTGGTTGACACCGGTGTAGAAGAGGATGCGCTCAGTAGTGGTGGTCTTACCGGCATCGATGTGGGCCATGATGCCGATGTTGCGGACCTTCTTGAGGTCGGTAAGCACGTCGAGTGCCACAGTTTCTCCCTTTTTAGGTGAGCAATTGGCGACGGCGGCGGATCACCGCCGTCGCCGGTCAAGCTCTGTTACCAGCGGTAGTGGGCGAAGGCCTTGTTGGACTCGGCCATCTTGTGGGTGTCTTCGCGACGCTTCACAGCGGCACCGAGACCGTTCGATGCGTCCAGGATCTCGTTCATGAGACGCTCGGTCATGGTCTTCTCGCGGCGGGCCTTGGAGTAACCGACCAGCCAGCGGAGGGCGAGGGCCGTGGAGCGGCCCGGCTTGACCTCAACGGGAACCTGGTAAGTTGCGCCACCGACACGGCGGGAGCGGACCTCAAGGGCGGGGCGGACGTTGTCCATGGCCTTCTTCAGGGCGGCCACGGGATCGTTGCCGGTCTTGGTGCGGGCACCTTCGAGGGCACCGTAGACGATGCGCTCGGCGGTGGACTTCTTACCGTCAACCAGAACCTTGTTGATCAGCTGGGTAACCAGCGGGGATCCGTAAACCGGATCTACGACGAGCGGCCGCTTGGGGGCCGGACCCTTGCGGGGCATATTACTTCTTCTCCATCTTCGCGCCGTAGCGGCTGCGAGCCTGCTTGCGGTTCTTGACACCCTGGGTATCGAGAGCGCCACGGACGATCTTGTAACGGACACCCGGCAGGTCCTTCACACGGCCGCCGCGCACCAGCACGATGGAGTGTTCCTGCAGGTTGTGGCCCACACCGGGGATGTAGGCGGTAACTTCGATGCCGCCGCTGAGGCGGACACGGGCCACCTTCCGGAGAGCCGAGTTCGGCTTCTTCGGAGTGGTGGTGT is a genomic window of Arthrobacter sp. Marseille-P9274 containing:
- the rpsG gene encoding 30S ribosomal protein S7 → MPRKGPAPKRPLVVDPVYGSPLVTQLINKVLVDGKKSTAERIVYGALEGARTKTGNDPVAALKKAMDNVRPALEVRSRRVGGATYQVPVEVKPGRSTALALRWLVGYSKARREKTMTERLMNEILDASNGLGAAVKRREDTHKMAESNKAFAHYRW
- the rpsL gene encoding 30S ribosomal protein S12 encodes the protein MPTINQLVRKGRSPKVNKTKAPALKGSPMKRGVCTRVYTTTPKKPNSALRKVARVRLSGGIEVTAYIPGVGHNLQEHSIVLVRGGRVKDLPGVRYKIVRGALDTQGVKNRKQARSRYGAKMEKK